CCGGCGACGGCCATGATCTTCACGTCGGCGATGCTCATGTTGGTGGCGTAGGAGCCGATGATGGCCAGCATGACGATGATCGGGCCGAGATAGCTGTAGGGGATGGCGAGAATCTTCGCGAAAACCTTGGCGATGCCCATGGCGACGACGACCATGAGAATATTGGTGACGAGCATGGAGGCGAACGTGGCGCTCAGGTACTGGGGCTGGTTGGTGAGCAGCAGCGGCCCGAGCTGCACGCCCTTGAGCACCAGCGCGCTCATCATCACGGCCGCGGCGTTGCCGCCGGGGATGCCGAGCGAGAGCAGGGGCACCATGGCGCCGCCGGTGGCGGCGTTGTTGGCCGATTCGGATGCGGCGATGCCGTCAATGATGCCGGTGCCGAACTTCTCGGGATGCTTGGAGAGCTTCGTTTCCGTGGAGTAGCACAGGAACGAGGCGATCGTCGCGCCGGCGCCGGGAAGAATGCCGATGATCGTGCCGATGATGGAACAGCGAAGCACGACCCACTTGATCTTGAGCCACTCGGCCAGCGAGGGCATCTTCGTGTCCACATGACCGCCGCCGACGCCCTGCTTGGCGTCGAGCCGATCGCTTTTGCGCGTCTGCTTGAGCACTTCGGTGACGGCGAAAATGCCGATCAGCACGGGGATCATTTCCAGACCGGCCAGCAGCTCTTTGGAGCCGAAGGTCATGCGCTGCACGGCGTACATCTTGTCCTGGCCGACGCAGGCCAGCAGCAGACCGATCAGGCCGGAGATGATCGTGCGCAGGATGTTGGACGAATCGAGGCAGGCGAGGATCGACAGCCCCATGAACGTGATCGCGAACAGATCGGAAGGACCGAAAGACAGCGCCGCCTGCGTCAGCTGCGGCGAAAGCAGCAACATGCAGAACGCCGAGACCAGGCCGCCGATCGCCGAAGCGCCGAGGGCCACGCCCAGCGCCTTGCCGGCTTCGCCGCGCTGCGCCATCGGATAGCCGTCGAACGTCGTCGGCGCGCTGGAGGGCACGCCGGGGATCTTGAACAGGATCGCCGTGATCGAGCCGCCGGTGATGGCCGAGCAGTAAATGGCCACGAGGAAGACGATGGCCGGCACGGGTTCCATGCTGTACGTAAACGGCAGCCCGAGCGCCACGGCCATCGTGGAGCTGACGCCGGGCAGGGCGCCGAAAATCGTCCCCATCACGATGGCCATGACCACCATGAAGAACACATAAGGCTCCATGAGGACGCTGAAACCGCTCTGTAACAGTGCAAAAGTCGACATTCCGCTTCACCCCTAGATAAGAGATTGAGCCTGGGACACCAGGGACTCCAGCCAGAGCGCGAAGTTGCGCGCCTGAGGGATGGTGCCGCGGGGCAGATTGACCGACAGCAGGACGCTGAAGACCACGTAGAGGAGCAGCGTGATCAGTGCCGAGAAGACGAGCAGGCGCGCGATCTTCCGTTCGCCCAGCAGCACGCCGTAAAAGAACAGCATCAGAAAGCACGTGCCCATAAAGCCGAGCGGTTCGAGCACAAAGCAGGCCGCCACGACGATGACGATGCCGAGAAACAGGCGGCTGGCGAAAAATCCGCCGATGGAGGCGAAAAAGGCGCCCAGCGAAAATTCCGCCTTGCCCCTGTTCTTCGTGACAATGCGAATGATGTTGATGGCTACGCAGATCAGAAGCAGAATGATGATGACGCTTGGCCACACGTCGGGCTTGAGGGCGTAGGGATTGCGCAGGACCTTGGCGGGAACGGGCGCCTCCAGCACGTGGAACGCGTACGTATAGGCCAGGCCGAGCCACAGCAGAACGTTGAGAATCAGTTCGAACACTGATCCGCACCACCTTTCAGGGATTCAGGGAGCTTGTGCTACAATAAACGTTGGGACCGCAAAGAAAAAAAGGGGAGCGGTAAAGCCCCCCTCTTTGTGATCGAGGCGTGCAGGATGAACTACTTGGCGTAGTAATCTTTCTTCAAAACTTCTTCGGCTTTCAGATATTCGGTGAAGGTCTTGTACTCGCTCTCGAACAGCTCGGCGAACTCCTTGGGCCCCGCGAAGCCGGGACGCTCGTCGTATGCGCCGGCCACGAGGAAATCCTGCCATTCTTTGGTCTGAACGGCTTTCTCAATGGCGGCGACCAGCGCGTCGAGCGCGGGCTGAGGCGTGCCGGCCTTGGCGAAAATGCCGCGCCACGTGCCGATGAAGGAATCGATGCCCAGCTCGCCCGTGCATTCCATGTCGGGGTAGAGCTTCATGCGCTTCTCGCAGATGGCGCACAGCGGCACGATGTCGCCCGCCTGGATCAGGCCGGCGATCTCGTCGGTGCCGGTGATCATCATGTCGATGTGGCCGCCCACCAGCGCGGAGTTCATCTCGGAACCGCCGGAGTAGGGCACCTCGTTGACGTCAAGACCGGCCAACGTCTGGCGCAGCGAAGCGCCGTCGGCGCCCGTGGCGGTGAGCATGCCCACGTTGATCTCGAACGGATGTTCCTTGGCGTACTTGATCATCTCGGAAAAGCTGTGATAGCCCTTCTGATCCATGGCTTTCTTGGAGCCGGCGATGATGTTGATCGAGTGGACCAGTTTGGCGACGGGAATGAACTCGGAGCGGAAGTTCATCGAGGTGGCTCCCTGCAGGTCCTGCATGATCAGGCTCTGCGTGCCCAGCATGAAGGTGTAGCCGTCGGCGGGCTGTTTGTAGGTGTATTCCACGCCGTTAACGCCCGAACCGCCGGAAACGTTGACGACCTCGACCTCGACGCCGAGGATGTCCTTGAGCAGCTTGGCCATGGGGCGGATCGTGCTGTCGGCGCCGCCGCCCACGCCCCAGGGGCAAACCACGTCGATCTTGCGGGTGAACTTCCACTCTTCGGCCCCCGCGGAAACGGCCGCGACGCCGAGCAGAGACATGGCCAACAGCGCGTACACGAACTTTTTCACTTGCAATTCCTCCTCTATATACGAGATTGAGTTGATGAAGCTGGTTTTATTATTCAACTTTTTGGGGGAAAATGCCAATACTAAAAGTTTTATGCGCCCATAAGTTCACAATTATGGTCAAAGATATTTATACAGTATACATTTTAAGGAGGCGGCACGATTGAATCTGAAACACGCTTCTTATATCATGACGATTCTGGAGGAGGGAAGCATCACCGCGGCCGCAAAAAAACTCCTCATCTCCCAACCCTCGCTGTCGCAAACCGTCAAAGCCGTGGAAGACGAACTGGGGCTGCCGATCTTCGACCGCCGCGCCAAACGGCTGACGCTGACTTACGCCGGCCAACGCTACGTCGAAAGCATGCGCGAGATCATGACGGCCGAGCGGAATTTCCTCAGCGAGATCGCCGAAATGAAAAACGATCACCGCGCCACGCTGCGCATCGGCATTTCGGCGCAGCGCAGTATTTCCCTGCTGCCGCAGATCCTGCCCGCTTTTCTCGCCCGCTATCCGCTCGTCACCGTCGAGCTGAAGGAGCTGCCCTCCGTCCGACTCGAGGAACTGCTCAGCAAGGGCGGCTGCGACGTGGCCTTCATCACCACCGCGTCGAAGCAGAACGACTTGGAATACCGCCTGCTGGAAAACGAACAGATCGTCCTCATGGCCTCCAAGCAGACGGCCATTTCCCGCCGCATCGGCCAGGGGACCGAAATCGAACTGAGCGAAGCGCGGGAGGAAAACTTCGTCAACCTCACCTCGGGGCACAGCGTGCGCACCATCCAGAACCACCTCGCCCAGCTGTGCCAGTTCGAGCCGCGCGTGCTTCTCGAACTGTTCAACATGGAAGCCGCCAAATTGGTCACCGCCCAGCTCAACGCCGTCATGGTCTGTCCTTACGGCTACATTCAGGGAGACACGCGCGTGGAGACGCTGACCAAATGCTATCCGTTGCGCTGTCACGGCTTCGAGCGGCATTTTTATTTCTGCTATCCCAAAAAACTGCGTCTCTGCAGCTATATGCGCGACCTTTTCGACATCGCCCGCGGCAAGTGCCAGTATCATACGATGTAGTCCGCGTCAGTTGAAAACGCGCGTCGAAGACAAAAAACCTTTCGGACGGAACGTTCCGTCCGAAAGGTTTTTTTGTGGCTGCGTTTGTCTTCCAGCGCGCGGCGGCGAGAGGCTTGGCGAAATTTTTCGCGTGGGGGGTCACTTTTTGCCGGCCAGCGCCTTGAGCTCGTCGAGGGTCTTCGCCTTGCGCGAATAGAGCGACAGGGGCGCGATCAGCGTGTCGCCGATGGCTTCGATCGCGTAGCCCTGCGAGGAGATTTCCTTGTTCAGATAGGCTTTGTGCTGGAAGGCGTTGAGGTCGATCTCGCCGCTGTTCAGGGCCTCGTTGGGCAGATTGTAGGCGTCGAATTCGACCAGCTCGATGAAGATCTTCTCGCCGTTCTCGTCGAGGATTTTCTGCACGGCGTTCCACTGTCCGTTGGAAGAGCCGCATACGCCGACTTTGACGACGGTCTTGCCGGCGCGGTCGGACCGGTAGTCATCGATGGACGCGGGAAAATCCGAGGCGGGCGTGAAATCCTTGTTGTAAGCGAAAGCGGGGAAGAAGGCTTCCTTGTACTTGACCAGCAGGTACTCGGCCACGAGCTGGCTATGGTAGGCGTCGACGACCTTTCGATAGGTCTCGTTCCCTTTGTCGGCCGAGCGGGCCACGATCACGTTGACGAAAGGATTTTCGCCGTCCTCTCCCTGTCGTTCGATGATCAGCGCGTCGCGCGAAGGCACAAGCCCCACGGGGATCGCGTAGGTGCCGTTGATGGCGCTGGCGCCGAAATCGTCGAGCGTGGAGGGCAGCGTGTTGGCCATGGTGGGCACGATTTCCACGTCATATACGGAACCGGTCACGTCTTTGAGCTCGGGGGAAAATCCGGCCGCGGGGTCGACGGTGATCAGCCCGGCCGTCTCCAGCAATTTGATGGCGCGAGCGCCGTTGGTGGCGTCGTCGGGGATGCCGATCCGCACGGCGGCGGGGGCGGACGAAGCGGCCAAAACCGCGGCCGCGGTGCAGGCGAAAACTTTCAGCGATTTCTTCATGATAAATTCCTCCGTAAATAAATTAAAAACATCTTGTATCGGCGGAAAATCCGCCGCTGTTACCTTCTGACACGAAGCCCGGGACGGAAAAGCCGCCGGTTGGTGGTTCGCCGCGCCATCATGCTGCCCAGCGCCTGAAGAAGCGAAACGGCGACGAGCAGCGCCGCTACGCAGACGTTGACGATATCCTGATGATGGAGGTTCTGCCCGTAGTTGATGGCAAAGCCGCCGATGCCGCCCGCGCCCACCGCTCCGGCCATGGAGGTGAGGCCGATCAGGCTGATGGCCGTGATCGTGACGACGCGGATCAGCTCGGGCACGGCCTCGGGCAGGCAGACGCGGAAGACGATGCCCGCCGTGCCGCTGCCCATGCTGCGCGCCGCCTCGATCTTGCCGGGGTCCACGCCGACCAGCACCGTCTCCACCTGCCGCGCGAAGAAGGGGACGGCGCCGAAAACCAGCGGCACGACGGCCCCCTTCACGCCGATCGCCGTCCCGACCAGCGCGCGTGAAGGGAATCAGGAAGATCAGCAGGATCACGAAAGGAATCGAACGGAAGATATTAATGAAAGTGTCGACGACGCGGAACAGCGCCGCGTTCGGACGGATGCCGCCCTTTCTCGTCACCGTCAGCAGGATGCCGAAGAAAAATCCGCACAGCAGCGTGAACGCGCCGGCGATCAAAAACATCTGCGCGGTCGCTTCGACGCTGGCCAGGAACTTGACGCGATAAGCCCAGACGTTGGGCGCCCAGCTTTTAAGAAACGCGGGCATTTTCGATCACCTCCACCCTGACGGAGCGCGAGCGCAAATAGGCCAGCGCGGCGTCGATGTTCTCCGGTTCGCCCTGCGCCATCACGACCGTGTAGCCCAGCGGACGCCCCTGCAGCAGGTCCACGTTGGCCAGCACCAAATTGAGGTCGACGCAGAACCGCCGCGACGTTTCCGAGATCAGCGCGTCGCCCACGCAGTCGCCGGTGAAGACCAGATTGACGAGCTGCCGCCGTTCGTCCGTCCGCACCAGCGGCGAGCCGCCGGCGATCAACTTGCCGAAGCTGCCCAGCCCCGACGTGGCCGCCACGAAGCGGCGCGTGACGACTTCCGCCGGCGACGAGAAAACGTCGTACACGGGACCTTCCTCGACGACGCGCCCGCTCTCCATGACCGCCACCTTTTGGCAAATGGACTTGATCACCGCCATCTCGTGGGTGATGAGGATGATCGTGACGCCCAGGCGGCGGTTCAGGTTTTTGAGCAGCGTCAGGATCGACTCGGTAACGTCGGGATCGAGGGCGCTGGTAGCCTCGTCGGAGAGGAGGATCGGGGGATTGTTTGCCAGCGCGCGGGCAATGGCGACGCGCTGTTTCTGGCCGCCGGAAAGCTGCGAAGGATAAGCGTCCGCCTTGTCGCGCAGCTCCACCAACTCCAGCAGTTCCAGCACGCGGCGTTCGATTCCGTCCTTTTTCATGCCGCAATACCTGAGCGGGTAGGCCACGTTCTCGAAAACGGTGCTGCGGTCCAATAGATTGAAGTGCTGAAAGATCATGCCGATGCCGCGGCGCAGCCGGCGCAGGTCAGTCTCTCTCATCGGGGGGGACGCGGCCCCTCCTTCGGGCGTGAAGAGCAGCCTGCCGCCACGGGCCTCGACTGTTCCAAAACCGCCGACGGCAAGCCGCCCTTCGTCGGGCGTCTCGAGCAGATTGACGCAGCGCACCAGTGTGGACTTGCCCGCGCCGGAATAGCCGATGACGCCGTAAATCTCCCCGTCGCCGACGGCCAGATCGACGCCGTCCAGCGCCGCGACCGCGCCGCCGTCGGCGGCCGGATAGCTTTTTTTGATGCCGCTCAGTTGAATCATCGCTCTCTTCCTCCCCCGCGCGTTTTATCGAGACGACGAAAAAGCCGCCCTGTCGTGCGACAAGGCGGCTTCAAAAGACCGTTCCGAGGCTTTCCCCTCATCGCTGTCAGCCGGACCACCTTTCCCGTGCGGGCAGGTTGGTGCAGGATCGTCGAGCTGACTCTCTCCCCTGACTCTTGATAAAAGTTGCGCTGTTTGATTGGCGGGTATCTTGGCACAGATTGGGCGTCGACGCAAGAGTTTTTCGAAAAGCTGTCGTTGTGCGGTGATAAAGCCGGCGGCATCTTGAGACGCGCGCTATGCGGCCGGAGCGCCCGCGGGCCAGAAGCGCTTCTGCAAAGAAGCGAACGTCGCCCGCACGGCAGGGCCGGCGACCAGAAGCTGCCACGCCAGCGCCATGGGATAATTGACCCGCAGCATTCCTCCCCAGACCGACGCCCATTCGGCCGGCAGTCCGCGCTGCAAGAGCATGGCCATAAAGCTCATGTAAGGGCACATCAGACTGACCATGCACAGCGCCACGACGACCGGAAGCAGTGTCGGAGAGCAGCTTGTCCGTCGCACGATCCGAAAAGCGATCGCGTGGGCCGCAGGCGAAATCAGCGGAAACTCCACTGCCAGCGCGAGAGCGCAGAGTTCGAGCACCGTCGCGCCCGTCCGCGCCGACACTCCTGTCAGTCCCTGCGGCGACAGCCAGAGATTGTACAGCACCATCCACGTCACCATGACGGGCACCATCATCAGCGTAAAGATCAGTTCCTGCAGTTTCGTTTTCGGCATCGAATTCCATTCCTTTCGGGCGAAGCGCGGCTCCGCGCAAAATAAAACGAGCCGCTGAAGCAACCGGACTTACGTCGGCACTCCAACGGCTCATTGCAGACAGCATTATAGCACCGAAAAGGGTTCCCCGCCAGCGCGGAACAAAAACCGCCGCAGCAAAAATTCCCAAAGAAACAGGAATCCCGTTACGAAAAAATATTGTAGAGCCCCGTAATCGAGATGAGAGATAAGATAATCGCCATGCAGATGGACCGGAATGAACAACACTACAAATGTTTTGTTTTCATCGATCACTCCTTTGGATTTCTCGTCTCCGACAACGGTAGACAAGATCACGCCGCCAACGGAAGACGCGGGACTGAAACACGCGCTGGAAGAACCGATCAGTATAGAACTGAGGAGCCCGATGGCCGTGACGTTGCCGCCGATTTCTGCGGCCAGCTTGGAGACTGCCGGCGTCAGCGTCGGCACGACAACGCCCAGGGTCGATGAGAACCACGACATGACGCTTGCCGTCATACAGGAAACCCCGCCCGCCGTGACAGGAGAGGTCAGTGCGGCAATCGCGCCTGTCAGAATATCGATTCCGCCCGATATGATGACAATATTCATCAACATGCCGACGCCGGCAACCATCATGATGATATTCCAGGGAATCGTCTTGAACGCGGATTTTTCGTCGATCACGCCGATCAGTATCAAAACGACGGCGCCGACAATGCCCATGAATCCGGAATCCTTTTTGAGGACGATGACGCACAAGACAACCAGAACGAAGACGACAAGGGCGACAACCTGTTTCCTTGTGAGCTTTTCCGTCTCCAGACGAACAGCGCCGCCTTTCTTTGCCTTGTGGCCTTTAAAATAAACGAGCGCAAGGATGGAGATAATCGCCATAGCCATCGTCATGTGCGCAGTCAAGACGAAGAGCCCGCCTTCGATTCCTTGCTTCGCAAGCAAGTTCAGCACAATATTCCCGTCTGGAGAAATCCGCGTATAGCGACCGCACTGTGCGCCGGCGTTGGAGATAATCATCAGCATTTTCAACGATACCTTTTCATTGAAAATCAGTATCATACTATTTCTTGATAAAAAGCATTAACATAGTTTGCCGGGCGCTGCGAGAGAGTTCAGTCGCTCAGAACTGTCTCGAATGCTGCGCAGCTCGCTGTGTGAATCTCCCTCGCAATGCCTCTGAGTTCGGCATTTTTATTGAGAAATAGTATAAGCGCAGCAAAGTTGGGAATCGGCGTCAGAATCTCGCGAAAAACACAGCCCGCGGGCAGCTCTGGAATTTTCTCCGAAGACGCCCGCGGGCTGCGTGTTGTCTTAAAAAGTCTGTTTCAGTTCCTTTATGTTCGGCGAAAAACTAGATTCCGCCCAGTTTCAGGAGCGCCTTGGGGGCGCGCACGCGGAACGTGTGCAAATCGTTGACTACCTGGCTGACCTGAATGTCACAGGTGGCGCTGAGAAGGCGGTACGCGTCCTGAAATCCCAGTCCAGTTTTTCTCATCAGATAATTGACCATGTCTTCAACGGCGGTATGCACGCCATCTTTGAACTCTTTTGCGGAAGCGATCGTGTACATGCCGTCTTTTGTCTCCACCATAGGACGTTCGAGGCGCGTTCCTTTGACCACGGTCGTTTTCATCAGGATTTTGCCGGCCGTTTCGATGCCGGTGCCGCTGAGTTCTCCGTCGCCCATGCAGGCGTGCAAGTCGCCGACGGCCAGCA
This sequence is a window from Pyramidobacter piscolens W5455. Protein-coding genes within it:
- a CDS encoding tripartite tricarboxylate transporter permease, with amino-acid sequence MSTFALLQSGFSVLMEPYVFFMVVMAIVMGTIFGALPGVSSTMAVALGLPFTYSMEPVPAIVFLVAIYCSAITGGSITAILFKIPGVPSSAPTTFDGYPMAQRGEAGKALGVALGASAIGGLVSAFCMLLLSPQLTQAALSFGPSDLFAITFMGLSILACLDSSNILRTIISGLIGLLLACVGQDKMYAVQRMTFGSKELLAGLEMIPVLIGIFAVTEVLKQTRKSDRLDAKQGVGGGHVDTKMPSLAEWLKIKWVVLRCSIIGTIIGILPGAGATIASFLCYSTETKLSKHPEKFGTGIIDGIAASESANNAATGGAMVPLLSLGIPGGNAAAVMMSALVLKGVQLGPLLLTNQPQYLSATFASMLVTNILMVVVAMGIAKVFAKILAIPYSYLGPIIVMLAIIGSYATNMSIADVKIMAVAGIAGLIFAVCHFNSAAMILGLVLGEICESNFSRAYTISRADLVGMFSRPIAGSLMVLSVALLVYPIVASFFGKKKPSAHA
- a CDS encoding Bug family tripartite tricarboxylate transporter substrate binding protein; translated protein: MKKFVYALLAMSLLGVAAVSAGAEEWKFTRKIDVVCPWGVGGGADSTIRPMAKLLKDILGVEVEVVNVSGGSGVNGVEYTYKQPADGYTFMLGTQSLIMQDLQGATSMNFRSEFIPVAKLVHSINIIAGSKKAMDQKGYHSFSEMIKYAKEHPFEINVGMLTATGADGASLRQTLAGLDVNEVPYSGGSEMNSALVGGHIDMMITGTDEIAGLIQAGDIVPLCAICEKRMKLYPDMECTGELGIDSFIGTWRGIFAKAGTPQPALDALVAAIEKAVQTKEWQDFLVAGAYDERPGFAGPKEFAELFESEYKTFTEYLKAEEVLKKDYYAK
- a CDS encoding tripartite tricarboxylate transporter TctB family protein yields the protein MFELILNVLLWLGLAYTYAFHVLEAPVPAKVLRNPYALKPDVWPSVIIILLLICVAINIIRIVTKNRGKAEFSLGAFFASIGGFFASRLFLGIVIVVAACFVLEPLGFMGTCFLMLFFYGVLLGERKIARLLVFSALITLLLYVVFSVLLSVNLPRGTIPQARNFALWLESLVSQAQSLI
- a CDS encoding LysR family transcriptional regulator, yielding MNLKHASYIMTILEEGSITAAAKKLLISQPSLSQTVKAVEDELGLPIFDRRAKRLTLTYAGQRYVESMREIMTAERNFLSEIAEMKNDHRATLRIGISAQRSISLLPQILPAFLARYPLVTVELKELPSVRLEELLSKGGCDVAFITTASKQNDLEYRLLENEQIVLMASKQTAISRRIGQGTEIELSEAREENFVNLTSGHSVRTIQNHLAQLCQFEPRVLLELFNMEAAKLVTAQLNAVMVCPYGYIQGDTRVETLTKCYPLRCHGFERHFYFCYPKKLRLCSYMRDLFDIARGKCQYHTM
- a CDS encoding methionine ABC transporter ATP-binding protein — protein: MIQLSGIKKSYPAADGGAVAALDGVDLAVGDGEIYGVIGYSGAGKSTLVRCVNLLETPDEGRLAVGGFGTVEARGGRLLFTPEGGAASPPMRETDLRRLRRGIGMIFQHFNLLDRSTVFENVAYPLRYCGMKKDGIERRVLELLELVELRDKADAYPSQLSGGQKQRVAIARALANNPPILLSDEATSALDPDVTESILTLLKNLNRRLGVTIILITHEMAVIKSICQKVAVMESGRVVEEGPVYDVFSSPAEVVTRRFVAATSGLGSFGKLIAGGSPLVRTDERRQLVNLVFTGDCVGDALISETSRRFCVDLNLVLANVDLLQGRPLGYTVVMAQGEPENIDAALAYLRSRSVRVEVIENARVS
- a CDS encoding ABC transporter permease subunit, yielding MKGAVVPLVFGAVPFFARQVETVLVGVDPGKIEAARSMGSGTAGIVFRVCLPEAVPELIRVVTITAISLIGLTSMAGAVGAGGIGGFAINYGQNLHHQDIVNVCVAALLVAVSLLQALGSMMARRTTNRRLFRPGLRVRR
- a CDS encoding MetQ/NlpA family ABC transporter substrate-binding protein, with translation MKKSLKVFACTAAAVLAASSAPAAVRIGIPDDATNGARAIKLLETAGLITVDPAAGFSPELKDVTGSVYDVEIVPTMANTLPSTLDDFGASAINGTYAIPVGLVPSRDALIIERQGEDGENPFVNVIVARSADKGNETYRKVVDAYHSQLVAEYLLVKYKEAFFPAFAYNKDFTPASDFPASIDDYRSDRAGKTVVKVGVCGSSNGQWNAVQKILDENGEKIFIELVEFDAYNLPNEALNSGEIDLNAFQHKAYLNKEISSQGYAIEAIGDTLIAPLSLYSRKAKTLDELKALAGKK
- a CDS encoding DUF2798 domain-containing protein; the encoded protein is MPKTKLQELIFTLMMVPVMVTWMVLYNLWLSPQGLTGVSARTGATVLELCALALAVEFPLISPAAHAIAFRIVRRTSCSPTLLPVVVALCMVSLMCPYMSFMAMLLQRGLPAEWASVWGGMLRVNYPMALAWQLLVAGPAVRATFASLQKRFWPAGAPAA
- a CDS encoding SLC13 family permease — translated: MLMIISNAGAQCGRYTRISPDGNIVLNLLAKQGIEGGLFVLTAHMTMAMAIISILALVYFKGHKAKKGGAVRLETEKLTRKQVVALVVFVLVVLCVIVLKKDSGFMGIVGAVVLILIGVIDEKSAFKTIPWNIIMMVAGVGMLMNIVIISGGIDILTGAIAALTSPVTAGGVSCMTASVMSWFSSTLGVVVPTLTPAVSKLAAEIGGNVTAIGLLSSILIGSSSACFSPASSVGGVILSTVVGDEKSKGVIDENKTFVVLFIPVHLHGDYLISHLDYGALQYFFVTGFLFLWEFLLRRFLFRAGGEPFSVL